The Candidatus Tisiphia endosymbiont of Dascillus cervinus genome contains the following window.
AGAGGATTTAGGGCCAAAATACTTAGTTAACAGATATACTAATATGATAATAAAGATTTTTTCGAATAAAATCATTACAAAACGATAGACTATCATTATCGGCATTAAAATGTAAATAAATACCTTCGGTGCTTGTGTAAGGATCTCAGAAAAATGCTTTTTAATGACTTCTTCAGTTAGAATTTTTTGATCAGAAGTAAATAATTTAGAATATCCAATACTAAATGCACTCTTTTTTTTATCAGTTATTTCAATCGTAGTAAGGGTTATATTATTGCTACTAAAGAGGATAGGAACTTTAATTTTCTCGCTATAAGGTAGTTGATTCTTTGAGTCTATAACAGCAATTTTATTACCATTTTCATCGAGTAAATATATAGCTTCATCTTGATCAACTAAAATTTTACTACCATCATAATAGATTTCCGGTAACTGTTTTAATATATATTCAATAGTTGTGGTGCTTTTTGTAGAGCGGTTTTCAGTAAAATAATCCGTCAAAGCTAACAAATAATTAAATATAAAAAGACAGAAAATCAATGATGATATAAAAGATACAGTAAATATGTATTTAATTCCATACCCTGTATATGATCTATAAACATCTTGGTAAAAATTTATTGAACTGATTGATAACCGTAATTGATGAAATAAAGTAGTAAACCACGAGAAAACGGATAATAGTTTTGTTGTCATAATATCTATTTTGATGTAGATTCATAAAAAATTTTTATCAATATATTCCAATTCTTAAAACTAGAAAAGTATATATCTTTTAACATAAAAGCGATATTTATCATAATGAAGTTTAATAAAATACCAAAATATTCAGAAGAATATTGTAAACTAAGTGACTGTATTAGAGTTTTAGCAAGTGATAGCATAGAACATGCCAAGTCAGGGCATCCGGGTATGGTACTTGGCATGGCAGATGTGATGACAGTTTTAGTGTTTGATTTTCTTAAATTCAATCCTAATGATCCAACTTGGTTTGACCGTGATCGCCTAGTTCTATCAGCTGGGCATGGATCTATGTTACTTTATAGTTTTTATTATTTAACAAATTATAAAAATTTTCACTTAGAAGATTTAAAACAATTTCGCAAATTACATTCAAAAACTCCTGGACATCCAGAATATGGAGCATATGAAGCTATTGAAGCTACTACAGGACCTTTAGGCCAGGGATTTGCCACTTCAGTGGGTATGGCTATTGGTCAAAAAAAATATCAACAAAAATTGGGCAAAAATCTTAGTGATCATAAAATTTACTGTATAATTGGAGATGGATGCCTAATGGAAGGTATAAGCTACGAGGCTGCTTCTTTAGCTGGACATTTATGCCTTAATAACCTAATAGTTTTATTTGATGATAATAAAATTTCCATCGATGGCTCTACCAACCTTACCGTATCTGAAGACCATTTGCTTAAATTTACTGCCATGGGTTGGATTACCGAATCTATAGATGGGCATGATTTTGAGCAAATTAATGCCAGCTTAACTAGGGCAAAAAATTCTGATAAACCCTACTTCATTGCCTGTCGTACTTTAATTGCCAAAGGTTCTATTAACAAGGTAAATTCAAATGCAGCCCATGGTTCGCCCCTTGGCAAAGATGAAGTTAAATTGCTAAAAGAAAATTTAGGTTTTAAGGATGAAGAGTTCGGACTACCAAAAGAATTAAAAGACCTATGGGACATCGCTTGGCTAAGAAATCAAGTGAGTTATAATAATTGGC
Protein-coding sequences here:
- a CDS encoding DUF1189 family protein — encoded protein: MTTKLLSVFSWFTTLFHQLRLSISSINFYQDVYRSYTGYGIKYIFTVSFISSLIFCLFIFNYLLALTDYFTENRSTKSTTTIEYILKQLPEIYYDGSKILVDQDEAIYLLDENGNKIAVIDSKNQLPYSEKIKVPILFSSNNITLTTIEITDKKKSAFSIGYSKLFTSDQKILTEEVIKKHFSEILTQAPKVFIYILMPIMIVYRFVMILFEKIFIIILVYLLTKYFGPKSSWQTCTRIVLFSSGVTILLQPIIVIFLPALSSMLFFIQMFAYFLLFLGMLQIRSK